Proteins encoded in a region of the Chitinivibrio alkaliphilus ACht1 genome:
- a CDS encoding efflux RND transporter permease subunit: MNKWIDWMVENHVTVNLLMLLIIVGGALSYLTLPRKIFPDAEIPVVTVTVPYPGASPDQIEQSVLTVFEDAFVGISGVRRISSTASEGVGSIFLEIEDNVESDQVRTDVTAAIDRIETIPEDSREPRISVMEIEIPVMQLGIYGDMSEQELAAFGERMVRDLRGRSGISRVDLFGVREYEMSLEVTPQKLEKYNISFEEIEQAVRGASLDLPGGKISSSHGEITLRTRDLSQTARDFERIIVRSWDDGSHVRVEDLGTVIDGFADVNLYTGFNGKDGAFVVVSRVGDQSALDIAQEVNSYVEETRARLPEGVELIVWEDFAEVLQDRLGLLLKNGGLGFILVLLVLGIFLDIRLAFWVAVGMAISFMGGLWAMTLFGVSINVISLFGFIMVLGIVVDDAIVIGENIFQERERGTPPVLASKRGTKSIAIPVVFAVLTTAATFSPLLAVEGVTGRIMYSVPVVVISVLLFSLFESLFILPAHLSTLREESTRGIFRISQEFSRKADRNLRGFIERIYVPLLQKSMRWPSLVIALSVAILIFFIALIAGGRVAVQPGMGNREGVSLRVFLTMPQGTSLEGTRAMTDTLLGRFDILREEFQDSHDRYASFDEHILVSIGEQPSRGSMGGDDPTIAEINILFPTGDERDYSLEPLQNRFREITADIRGYDELQFSTALGSGQDDINISLSFPDDDALLSAVHRLEDTLSRYDGVFDISNNFEGGAEELSLRLRSSGRSLGLTQADLARQVRTAFHGSEVLRVLRDEHDIPFMIRYPADIRGEVGTIHSMKISTPAGERVPITEVADIVHDRGYSFINRVNQNRVITVTAAVNTSVSNPGTITRELVGYIEGDMQQTYPGLEHVIGGQQEDSDRSLASLAMAFIVAMFVVYALLAIPFKSYLEPFIIMCAIPFGAIGAFIGHIVLGYDLQFMSIFGIVALSGVVVNDSLVFVDYVNRQMCRGLDVRSAILAAGRNRFRPILLTTLTTFAGLLPMLFETSFQAQMLIPMAISLGVGILFASAITLFLVPAYLILLDWIRTLFSIQRVCLGEDTHETH; encoded by the coding sequence ATGAATAAATGGATTGACTGGATGGTAGAAAACCACGTCACCGTCAACTTACTCATGCTTCTTATTATTGTTGGCGGGGCCTTATCGTATCTCACTCTCCCTCGGAAAATATTCCCTGATGCGGAGATTCCTGTTGTTACTGTTACCGTTCCCTACCCCGGAGCTTCACCAGATCAAATTGAGCAATCTGTTTTGACGGTTTTTGAAGATGCCTTTGTAGGTATTTCCGGGGTACGACGCATTAGCAGTACTGCCTCAGAAGGCGTCGGTTCGATTTTTCTTGAAATAGAAGATAACGTTGAGAGTGATCAGGTGCGCACAGATGTTACTGCGGCCATCGATCGCATAGAAACGATACCCGAGGATAGCCGTGAACCTCGTATTTCGGTAATGGAGATAGAAATACCTGTTATGCAGCTGGGTATTTATGGTGATATGAGTGAGCAGGAGCTGGCTGCCTTTGGGGAACGGATGGTTCGTGATCTTCGTGGCCGTTCAGGCATATCCCGGGTTGATCTTTTTGGTGTGCGTGAGTATGAGATGAGTCTTGAAGTTACGCCACAGAAATTGGAGAAATACAATATCTCCTTTGAGGAGATTGAGCAGGCAGTACGTGGAGCAAGCCTTGATTTGCCCGGTGGGAAAATATCCTCATCCCACGGTGAAATAACGCTTCGAACACGTGATCTTTCCCAAACAGCCCGTGACTTTGAGCGTATTATCGTTCGTTCGTGGGATGACGGGTCACATGTACGGGTTGAAGATCTGGGTACGGTCATTGACGGGTTTGCCGATGTGAACCTGTATACCGGATTTAATGGTAAGGATGGTGCCTTTGTGGTGGTTTCCCGTGTGGGTGATCAAAGTGCTCTTGATATTGCTCAGGAAGTGAATTCTTATGTTGAAGAAACACGGGCTCGCCTTCCCGAGGGAGTTGAACTTATTGTATGGGAAGATTTTGCTGAAGTATTGCAAGATCGTCTTGGCTTGCTCTTAAAAAACGGTGGTTTGGGCTTTATCCTCGTGCTTCTTGTGCTTGGCATATTTCTTGATATTCGTCTCGCCTTTTGGGTTGCCGTTGGCATGGCGATCTCTTTTATGGGGGGATTATGGGCCATGACGCTATTCGGGGTCTCCATAAATGTTATTTCCCTCTTCGGTTTTATTATGGTCTTAGGGATTGTGGTGGATGATGCCATTGTTATCGGGGAGAATATCTTCCAAGAGCGAGAGCGAGGTACGCCGCCTGTCCTAGCTTCAAAACGAGGAACAAAAAGTATTGCCATTCCGGTAGTATTTGCCGTACTTACCACGGCGGCAACTTTTTCTCCGCTACTTGCCGTGGAAGGGGTTACGGGACGTATTATGTATTCGGTTCCTGTGGTGGTGATTTCGGTACTCCTTTTCTCTCTGTTTGAGTCCTTATTCATTCTTCCCGCCCATCTGTCTACTCTCCGTGAAGAGAGCACCCGCGGTATTTTTCGTATCTCGCAGGAGTTTAGTCGGAAGGCTGATCGAAACCTGCGTGGGTTTATAGAACGAATTTATGTGCCCCTTTTGCAAAAGTCAATGCGATGGCCTTCTCTGGTAATTGCCCTATCTGTAGCGATTCTTATATTTTTTATTGCCCTTATTGCAGGTGGGCGTGTTGCGGTGCAGCCAGGTATGGGAAACCGTGAAGGAGTGAGTTTACGCGTGTTTCTTACTATGCCCCAAGGAACCTCTTTGGAGGGAACCCGCGCAATGACAGACACCTTGCTTGGGCGGTTTGATATCCTGCGGGAGGAGTTTCAAGATTCTCATGATCGGTATGCCTCCTTCGACGAACACATCTTGGTAAGTATCGGAGAACAGCCCAGTCGCGGTTCCATGGGAGGGGATGATCCCACTATTGCGGAGATAAATATCTTGTTTCCAACGGGAGATGAGCGAGATTATTCTCTTGAGCCCTTGCAGAATCGATTTCGTGAAATAACAGCGGATATTCGTGGGTATGATGAGTTACAGTTTAGTACCGCCTTGGGAAGTGGGCAGGATGATATTAATATCAGCCTCTCCTTTCCCGATGATGACGCCTTGCTTTCAGCAGTGCATCGCCTTGAGGATACCCTGTCGCGATACGATGGTGTCTTTGATATCTCCAATAATTTTGAAGGTGGTGCGGAGGAACTCTCTTTGCGTCTTCGTTCTTCGGGACGATCCCTCGGGCTCACTCAAGCAGACCTTGCTCGACAAGTTCGTACCGCCTTTCATGGCTCAGAGGTACTTCGTGTTTTACGGGATGAACATGATATTCCCTTTATGATTCGGTATCCTGCTGATATACGCGGGGAAGTGGGAACCATCCATTCCATGAAAATATCGACGCCTGCGGGAGAGCGTGTGCCCATCACGGAAGTTGCTGATATTGTCCATGATCGTGGGTATAGTTTTATTAATCGGGTCAATCAGAACAGGGTTATTACCGTGACTGCTGCAGTGAATACCTCCGTCAGCAATCCCGGAACAATAACCCGTGAACTTGTGGGATATATTGAAGGAGACATGCAACAGACCTATCCCGGTTTAGAACATGTTATCGGCGGTCAACAGGAAGATAGTGACCGCAGCCTTGCCTCCCTTGCCATGGCCTTTATTGTCGCCATGTTTGTGGTGTATGCCTTATTAGCGATTCCCTTTAAATCGTATCTTGAGCCTTTTATTATTATGTGTGCCATACCTTTTGGAGCCATTGGGGCTTTTATTGGGCATATTGTCTTGGGGTATGATTTGCAGTTTATGAGTATTTTTGGTATTGTTGCCCTCTCCGGTGTGGTGGTAAATGATTCTCTTGTCTTTGTTGATTATGTGAATCGTCAGATGTGCCGTGGGTTGGATGTTCGTTCTGCAATTCTTGCTGCGGGACGAAACCGATTTCGTCCCATTCTCCTGACAACTCTTACCACCTTTGCTGGTTTGTTACCCATGCTTTTTGAAACAAGTTTTCAGGCGCAAATGCTTATTCCTATGGCAATTAGTCTTGGTGTGGGCATCCTCTTTGCTTCGGCCATAACGCTCTTTCTTGTGCCTGCATATCTTATCCTACTTGACTGGATCCGGACTCTTTTTTCCATACAACGTGTTTGCCTTGGGGAGGATACTCATGAAACGCATTAA
- a CDS encoding efflux transporter outer membrane subunit, translating into MLPVDDLFEEPWWYAFEDEALRDLIDTVLAQNLNIEIAHKNMEILGQRLRGVESNLFPRIEAQTGYRRGKQPEPTFSPTEGVQTELDDFENISLGVELSYLLDVSGRVRLGRQAFRENIAAREAEVRSLYSGIIMQTIIQWYSYGAALEQLAIARDQYAYAQEQKILQKRRYMAGLGDRLSFEQARSAYYGAGQTVTDLTQDRDLAAMNLALLSGDYPRSDREKPSRSFTAVELPPVPAVVPSDLLRRRPDIIAAEHELEQARLEVGVARADLFPTVTLSASYSQATDEWGDLFSLADFTRSLGGQVVQTLFSGGEIRSSISEQKLSYAASILEYRQVALDAFGEVEENLARLHTAEENATRLAEQVSSLTEIYGETALRYMRGVIPYDGYVESRNAAVELEMAEVGMTLQRIILRLELMHSMGGLW; encoded by the coding sequence ATGCTTCCCGTGGATGACCTCTTTGAAGAGCCGTGGTGGTATGCCTTTGAAGATGAGGCTCTTCGAGATCTTATAGATACGGTTTTGGCTCAAAATTTGAATATTGAGATTGCCCATAAAAATATGGAAATTCTTGGTCAGCGTCTTCGCGGGGTAGAATCGAATCTCTTTCCTCGAATAGAAGCTCAAACGGGATACCGACGGGGAAAGCAACCAGAGCCGACTTTTTCTCCCACTGAAGGGGTACAGACTGAATTGGATGATTTTGAAAACATATCTCTCGGGGTGGAACTATCATATCTTCTTGATGTGAGTGGACGAGTACGCCTTGGCAGACAAGCGTTTAGAGAGAATATTGCAGCCAGAGAAGCGGAGGTTCGTTCTCTCTACAGTGGGATCATTATGCAGACCATAATTCAATGGTATAGTTATGGAGCAGCCCTTGAGCAACTTGCCATAGCTCGGGATCAATATGCGTATGCTCAGGAGCAAAAGATCTTGCAAAAGCGAAGGTATATGGCTGGTTTGGGAGATCGGCTCTCCTTTGAACAGGCACGCAGTGCGTACTACGGTGCTGGGCAAACAGTGACAGATCTTACCCAAGATCGTGACCTTGCTGCCATGAATCTTGCCCTCTTGAGCGGAGATTATCCCCGCAGTGACCGTGAAAAGCCATCCCGTTCTTTTACTGCCGTGGAACTTCCTCCTGTCCCCGCGGTGGTGCCTTCCGATCTTCTGCGTCGTCGTCCTGATATTATTGCGGCAGAACACGAGCTTGAGCAAGCACGGTTAGAGGTTGGGGTGGCCCGCGCAGATCTTTTTCCCACGGTTACACTCAGCGCGTCATACTCACAGGCGACCGACGAGTGGGGTGATCTATTCTCTCTGGCAGATTTTACACGTTCCCTTGGGGGGCAGGTCGTGCAGACACTCTTTTCGGGGGGAGAAATACGGAGCTCAATTTCTGAACAAAAGCTCTCCTATGCTGCGTCAATACTTGAGTATCGGCAAGTAGCACTTGATGCATTTGGGGAAGTGGAAGAAAACTTGGCACGTCTACACACTGCTGAAGAAAATGCGACTCGCTTGGCAGAACAGGTTTCATCTCTTACGGAGATATATGGAGAAACGGCCCTTCGTTATATGCGGGGGGTGATTCCCTATGATGGGTATGTCGAGAGTAGAAATGCTGCGGTGGAACTTGAGATGGCCGAAGTAGGGATGACCTTACAACGTATTATTCTTCGCTTAGAACTAATGCACTCCATGGGAGGATTGTGGTAA
- the serS gene encoding serine--tRNA ligase, translated as MLDIKFIREHHEAVKKNCETKKDAADIDRILALDTEIRETLFSAEQLKKERNEASKEIGRKKKAGEDATESIATMQDVAARIKEYDATLHNLESTLREELSRVPNMPHTTVPHGASEADNAISEVYGELPSFSFTPKDHLEIGESLRLFDLKRGAKISGSGFPLLTGAGARLNRALLNFFLDEHITAGYEEVQPPYLVTAESAFGTGQLPKSADQMYHVDEDGLYAIPTAEVPVTNIYRDEILAAQDLPKKMCAYTACFRREAGSYGKDTKGFLRLHQFDKVEMVKLATPETSYEELELLRADAERLLKKLGLTYRILTLCDADLSFAAAKCYDLEVWAPGEQQWLEVSSVSNFEDFQARRMNMRYRPAGGKKPTYVHTLNGSGLATARILVALLETYQTAEGAVRIPEVLQPYMGGSTGIRPA; from the coding sequence ATGCTTGATATCAAGTTTATTCGCGAGCACCACGAAGCGGTAAAGAAAAATTGTGAAACAAAGAAAGATGCGGCCGATATAGATCGTATTCTTGCCCTCGATACAGAGATTCGCGAAACCCTTTTTTCAGCTGAACAGCTCAAAAAAGAACGAAACGAGGCCTCTAAGGAGATTGGGCGCAAAAAGAAAGCGGGTGAAGATGCCACGGAAAGTATTGCTACCATGCAAGATGTGGCGGCTCGTATAAAAGAGTACGATGCAACCTTGCACAACCTCGAGTCGACCCTGCGCGAAGAGCTGTCCCGCGTACCAAATATGCCTCATACAACCGTACCACACGGAGCCAGTGAAGCTGACAATGCTATTTCTGAAGTGTATGGCGAGCTTCCTTCCTTCTCTTTTACCCCCAAGGATCATCTTGAAATTGGGGAATCCCTCCGTTTATTTGACTTAAAACGGGGTGCTAAAATTAGCGGATCCGGGTTTCCTTTACTTACCGGCGCAGGAGCACGGCTTAATCGTGCCTTGCTAAATTTTTTCCTTGATGAACATATTACTGCGGGGTATGAAGAAGTACAGCCCCCGTATTTAGTTACGGCAGAAAGTGCCTTCGGAACGGGGCAGTTACCCAAATCTGCAGATCAAATGTACCATGTTGACGAAGACGGGCTCTATGCAATTCCCACAGCGGAAGTTCCTGTTACCAACATTTATCGCGATGAAATACTGGCCGCACAGGATCTTCCAAAAAAGATGTGTGCCTACACAGCTTGTTTTCGCCGCGAGGCTGGATCCTACGGGAAAGATACAAAGGGGTTTCTTCGCTTACATCAGTTTGACAAGGTGGAAATGGTGAAACTCGCCACGCCGGAAACTTCCTATGAAGAGTTAGAGCTGCTTCGCGCAGATGCGGAACGACTCCTAAAGAAACTGGGGCTGACCTACCGTATTCTCACTCTCTGCGATGCAGACCTATCCTTTGCAGCAGCCAAATGCTACGACCTGGAAGTTTGGGCGCCAGGGGAACAGCAATGGCTTGAGGTATCATCGGTGAGTAATTTTGAAGATTTTCAAGCCCGTCGCATGAACATGCGCTACCGACCGGCTGGAGGAAAGAAACCCACCTATGTTCATACGCTCAACGGCTCTGGCTTGGCAACAGCGCGCATACTCGTTGCTTTGCTGGAAACCTATCAAACCGCAGAGGGTGCAGTACGTATACCGGAAGTACTCCAGCCATACATGGGCGGTTCGACAGGAATACGACCTGCCTAA
- the htpG gene encoding molecular chaperone HtpG, with amino-acid sequence MAEKMEFKSEAKQLLNLVIHSLYSNKEIFLRELISNASDALDKLRFLSLTEEGVSVDPESLRIEVRSDKENKRITISDNGIGMDRDDLIQNIGTIASSGSKAFLEKLSGDQKNDSNLIGQFGVGFYSAFMVAGKVEVVSKKVGNDTAYRWSSEGDTTFEIEEAGRLESGTDIIVHLTDEYADYAENWKLRSIISKHSNFVAFPVMLESTDEEKKGELEQINETKPLWLKDSKEVEEADYEDFFSSACGGFGKPMKTIHTSAEGVMSYKSLLFIPQSLSPFEMNNIERKHGVKLYVKRVFIDDNVKDIIPEYFRFVKGVVDTDDLPLNVSREMIQENPVVRKIGKALTNKLFSEIKKMAKKKPEEFSKFWNEFGQIIKEGLHTDYENREKLLEIVRFNSTAGDSAEYRTSFDEYVERMKEGQKHIYYLCGEDYESLSNSPHLELFKQKEIEVMLLTDPIDQFVFPGLGTVKEKELKSVTAGDLDLGDLDKDEKEKEEQEEKRLKKFLGRVKNILDDSVSDVKVTTRLTDSPSCLVAGEGTMNPQMEQMMRAMGQEVPESKRVLELNGTHPIVNSLNELYKNDPQGESLQEWVTLLYEQALIAEGGKVPDQGAYLRRVNGLLQDALKK; translated from the coding sequence ATGGCTGAGAAGATGGAATTTAAGAGCGAAGCGAAACAGCTGTTAAACCTGGTAATTCACTCACTCTACAGCAATAAGGAGATATTCCTGCGGGAATTAATCTCCAATGCATCGGATGCGCTCGATAAATTGCGTTTCCTCTCTCTTACAGAGGAAGGGGTATCCGTAGATCCTGAATCGTTGCGCATAGAAGTTCGTTCTGACAAAGAAAATAAGCGTATTACCATTAGCGATAATGGTATTGGGATGGATCGGGATGATCTGATACAAAATATCGGAACTATTGCCAGTAGCGGCTCAAAGGCGTTTTTAGAAAAGCTGTCTGGGGATCAGAAAAATGATTCCAACCTTATTGGGCAGTTTGGGGTCGGTTTTTACTCAGCCTTTATGGTTGCAGGAAAAGTTGAGGTTGTATCAAAGAAAGTTGGTAATGATACAGCGTATCGCTGGAGTTCTGAGGGAGATACTACCTTTGAAATTGAAGAAGCGGGGCGTCTTGAGTCCGGTACAGACATCATTGTTCACCTTACCGACGAGTATGCTGATTATGCAGAGAATTGGAAATTGCGTTCGATAATCTCCAAGCATTCAAACTTTGTTGCCTTCCCCGTAATGCTTGAAAGCACAGATGAAGAGAAAAAGGGTGAGCTTGAGCAAATAAACGAAACAAAGCCTCTTTGGCTTAAGGATAGTAAAGAGGTTGAGGAAGCTGATTACGAAGACTTTTTCTCCTCTGCCTGCGGTGGGTTTGGAAAACCAATGAAAACCATTCATACCTCTGCCGAAGGGGTAATGTCATATAAGTCACTTCTTTTTATTCCCCAGTCACTTTCTCCCTTTGAGATGAATAATATTGAGCGGAAGCATGGAGTAAAGCTCTATGTTAAACGTGTATTTATCGATGACAACGTAAAGGATATCATTCCAGAGTACTTCCGCTTTGTTAAGGGTGTTGTTGATACGGATGATCTACCTTTGAATGTATCTCGGGAGATGATTCAGGAAAACCCTGTTGTGCGGAAAATCGGTAAGGCCTTGACAAATAAACTCTTCTCTGAAATTAAAAAGATGGCAAAAAAGAAGCCTGAGGAGTTTTCAAAGTTTTGGAACGAATTTGGACAAATCATCAAGGAAGGATTGCACACGGATTACGAAAACCGTGAAAAACTTCTTGAGATTGTGCGATTTAACTCTACCGCTGGTGATTCTGCAGAGTATCGTACCTCCTTTGACGAGTATGTGGAGCGCATGAAGGAGGGACAGAAGCATATTTACTACCTGTGTGGTGAAGATTACGAAAGCCTGTCAAACAGTCCTCATTTAGAGCTGTTTAAGCAAAAAGAGATTGAGGTGATGTTGCTTACGGATCCCATTGATCAGTTTGTCTTCCCCGGCCTTGGTACTGTCAAAGAAAAAGAGTTAAAGTCTGTTACGGCGGGAGATCTTGACTTGGGAGATCTTGACAAAGATGAAAAGGAAAAGGAAGAGCAGGAAGAAAAACGCCTGAAAAAATTTCTGGGTCGTGTAAAAAATATTCTTGATGACTCCGTTAGCGATGTTAAAGTAACCACTCGTCTTACAGATAGCCCCTCCTGCCTGGTTGCTGGTGAAGGAACCATGAATCCTCAGATGGAGCAGATGATGCGTGCCATGGGGCAGGAAGTTCCTGAGAGTAAACGTGTCCTTGAGCTTAATGGGACACACCCCATTGTAAATAGCTTGAATGAACTCTATAAGAATGATCCTCAGGGAGAGTCTCTGCAAGAGTGGGTGACCTTACTCTATGAGCAGGCTCTCATCGCAGAGGGAGGAAAGGTTCCTGATCAGGGAGCATACCTTCGTCGTGTAAATGGGCTCTTACAGGATGCATTGAAAAAATAA
- a CDS encoding FlgD immunoglobulin-like domain containing protein, which translates to MSCGTIKGMSSIWVLVFLLFSISHGEKSALVGDFTGDGLVGAADFSVLYREWHTFTSTGRLRSGDELAPLRSEATLPYTQEDVRAQGRFDSLDIAVFKSMWQWSTREISFSPPPTSGASSLSISPLKDGQGERLFVELYGKELPPTTTIQLFYPAEGALSLRSCISAELLEGSQATPLVWESVSRDGTFVLLSSLRIDTTSPLSGTGDIAVLEFAFPKQDATEGRDSLWYALYDSTGTSYESNWLCVKDLFSSTAASMDVLVGPNPAKTADTPFGVRFATDPHISYDGGVVFSFVLGDKAPPHTAHIRIYDATGTRRVSSKNSHNTAGIHSIYWDGRTASGRPLPPGAYKAIITLSGELGTHTFERVVGIRETN; encoded by the coding sequence ATGAGTTGTGGCACGATAAAAGGAATGTCTTCTATATGGGTATTGGTGTTTCTGCTTTTCTCCATTTCTCATGGGGAGAAATCAGCTCTTGTCGGTGATTTTACCGGCGATGGCCTTGTAGGGGCGGCAGATTTTTCTGTTCTCTATCGTGAGTGGCATACCTTTACTTCCACAGGACGACTTCGTTCAGGAGATGAATTAGCTCCGCTTCGTTCAGAAGCGACCCTGCCCTATACGCAAGAAGATGTGCGTGCCCAGGGACGGTTTGACAGCCTTGATATTGCGGTGTTTAAATCCATGTGGCAGTGGAGTACCCGCGAAATATCCTTTTCTCCACCTCCCACCTCGGGCGCTTCTTCACTCTCCATATCTCCTTTAAAAGATGGGCAGGGAGAACGTTTGTTTGTTGAATTATATGGAAAAGAACTTCCTCCTACAACGACAATACAGCTTTTTTATCCCGCAGAGGGTGCTTTGTCCTTGCGAAGCTGTATTTCTGCGGAACTTCTTGAGGGATCTCAGGCAACACCCCTTGTGTGGGAGAGTGTGTCCCGTGACGGAACGTTTGTACTCCTATCATCCCTTCGCATCGACACAACTTCGCCACTTTCCGGAACGGGAGATATAGCCGTCTTGGAGTTTGCGTTCCCCAAACAAGACGCCACCGAAGGAAGAGATTCCCTTTGGTATGCCCTGTATGACTCTACGGGAACTTCCTATGAATCAAACTGGCTTTGCGTCAAAGATCTATTTTCTTCGACCGCTGCATCTATGGATGTTCTGGTGGGGCCAAACCCTGCAAAAACTGCAGACACACCCTTTGGTGTACGTTTTGCGACGGATCCCCATATATCCTACGATGGAGGAGTTGTTTTTTCTTTTGTTCTTGGCGATAAAGCGCCGCCGCACACTGCCCATATCCGCATCTATGATGCTACGGGTACACGCCGTGTTTCCAGCAAGAATAGTCATAATACTGCAGGTATCCATAGTATATATTGGGATGGCCGTACTGCTTCGGGACGTCCCTTACCACCAGGGGCCTACAAGGCTATCATAACACTTTCCGGAGAGTTAGGGACGCACACCTTTGAACGGGTTGTGGGTATCCGCGAAACAAACTAA